DNA sequence from the Stigmatella aurantiaca genome:
CTGGCTTCCGCGCGGCAGCGCTCGCACGTGGCCAGGTGCTGCTCGGCAGCCCGCTGCTCGGCGGCAGGCAGGGTGCAAAGCAGCAGGTCAGGAAGAATGTCATCCAGGTGGTTCATCGGGTCACGTCCAGACGTTGCCCTCTGTACGGATGGTGTTTCGTCGTGGATTTCCCTGAGTCACACCGCCACCGCGAAGTCGCGCAGCGCGGCGTTGAGGCTGGTCTTCTGGTCCGTGCTCTTCGTCCGTTGACCAATGATGAGCGCGCAAGGAACACCATACTTCCCCGAGGGAAACTGTTTCTCTCGCATTCCTGGGATGACCACGCTTCGCGCGGGCACGCGGCCTTTGTGAATGCGCTCCTCGGGGCCGGTGACGTCAATGATTTGCGTGGAGGCGGTGAGCACCACGTTGGCGCCCAGCACGGCCTCCTCCTCCACCACCACGCCCTCGACGACGATGCAACGGCTGCCAATGAAAGCGCCGTCCTCGATGATGACGGGCGAGGCGGTAGGCGGCTCGAGCACGCCGCCCAGCCCGACGCCGCCGGACAGGTGCACGTTGCGGCCCACCTGCGCGCAGCTGCCCACCGTGGCCCAGGTGTCCACCATGGTGCCCGCGCCCACGCGGGCGCCAATGTTCACGTAGCCGGGCATCACCACGGCGCCCTTCTCCACGAAGGCGCCATAGCGCACCACGCCCGGAGGCACCACGCGCACGCCCGCGGCCTCCAGCCCCTTCTTCAGGGGGACCTTGTCGTGGAACTCGAAGGGCCCCACCTCCATCACCTGCATCTGCGACACGGCGAAGTACAGGAGGATGGCCTCCTTCACCCAGGCGTTGACGCGCCAGCCCTCGGGGCCCTTCTCCGCCACGCGCAGCGTGCCCGCGTCCAGCAGGGCCAGCGTCTCACGCACGGCGGCGGCATACGCCTCTTCCTTCAGCCTCGTCCGGTCGGCGAATGCCTCGGACACCTTCTGGGACAGTGCTTCCATGGAGGACATGGGCCCTTATGAAGCACAAATCCGTCCCGTCCGCCGCATTCCTGGGCGGCTCAGGCGGGCGCCTGTCCCGTGACGGAAGGCTCGGCGAGCGGGTGGATGTGGGTGACCACCTCATGGTGGGAAGCCTGTCCCGCGGGATGGATGGGCGCCGGGGAGCCACCGGCCACAATCACCCCCCGCCCCGTCACCCGGGTCACCCGGTCCAGGGGGACCTTGAACTCGCGGCGCGAGAAGCGCCAGGGCCGCACGTAGAGCGCCTCGCGGCCAATCACCCTCACCCGTCCCAGCCGCGAGCCATCCTCGGTCTGCACGCGCATGCCAGACTGGATGGAGCGCCGCTCCAACGGGGAATCGGTCCATGCCATGGGCTACCTCCTCTCCGAGAAAGGTGGGGAGGTCCGGGAGCACCGCATAGCCAGGAGCCTCCTCCCAGGCCCCTGGTTGGCCGGGTGCCTGGAGAGGGGCGGGGTCTCAGTGCAGGGGAGCGGGCTCGTTGTCCCCGGCCCTGCGGACCGGGAATGCCGCCGCGTCTTCCTCTTTGGCCACCGGCGGGACGGTGGGCAGGGTGCGCTGCATGGACGGCAGCTTCTGGGGGTGCAGCCCGGTGATGAGCCGCACGTCCCGCCGCCGCGTGAGGTACGTGTATGCCCACTGCACCAGGACGACCGCCTTGTTGCGGAAGCCCACCAGGAAGGTCAGGTGGATGCCCAGCCACATGGACCAGGCCAGGAAGCCGCGCACGCGGACCTTGTCGAAGAGCACGCCAATCGCCGAGCCCCGGCCGATGACGGCGAAGGAGCCCTTGTCCACGTAGTGGAATGGCTCCATGGGCTTGCCTTCGAGCCGCAGGCGGATGTTCTTCGCCACGTGCTTGCCCATCTGCATGGCCGCCGGGGCGATGCCGGGCACGGGCTTGCCGTCCTGAAGGAGCGAGGCCAGGTCGCCAATCACGAAGACATCCTCGTGGCCGGGCACGTGGAGCGTGGGCTCGACCTTGACCCGGCCCGCCCTGTCCAGCGGCACCCCGAGCGTGCGGGCCAGCGGGGAGGCGGCCACGCCGGCGCCCCAGAGCACCGTGCGCGCCGCGATGCGGGTGTCTCCCACGCTCACGCCCATGTCATCCATGGCGGTGACCATCGTGCCGGTGCGCACCTCCACGCCCAGGTTCTCCAGGTCCCGGCGCGCGCGCTCGGACAGCTCCTCCGGATAGGTGTTGAGCACCCGGGGCAGCCCCTCCAGCAGGAGCACGCGGGCCTTGGAGACGTCGACGCGGCGGTACTCCTTGGGCAGCGAGTGCCGGGTCATGTACGCCAGCGCCCCGGCCAGCTCCACGCCCGTGGGGCCCGCGCCCACGATGACGAAAGTGAGCCACTCGCGCTGGCGCGCGGGATCCGGCTCCCGCTCCGCCGCCTCCAGCGCCACCAGGATGCGCTCGCGGATGTTGCGCGCATCGTCGATGGTTTTGAGGCCCGGGGCGAACTGGCTCCACTCCGGGTGGCCAAAGTACGAGTGCGTGGCGCCCGCGGCGAGCACCAGCGTGTCATAGGCGATCTCTCCGCCCCCGCACACGAGCACCTTGCGCTGCAGGTCCACCGACTGAGCCTCGGCGAGCAGCACGGTGGTGTTCTGGCCCTTGAGCACGGAGCGGATGGGCGTGGCGATCTCCCCCGGGCTGAGCACGGCGGTCGCCACCTGGTAGAGCAGGGGCTGGAACAGGTGGTGGTTGTACCGGTCCACGACCGTCACATCCACGGGCGCTTTCTTCAGCTTCTGCGCGGCCTGCAACCCGCCGAAACCGGCGCCCACGATGACGACTCGATGCCTTTTCGGGGTGTTTTCCATGCCGGAAAAGGTGGGGCGTCCGATCGGGGCAAGCCAGCCTCCTCACGCTTTTCTTCCGCCCGCTCCTGGCGCACGGCTGCCTGCCCTCGGAGCAAGCCGCCTTGGGGGGGTCCTGTGACAGGAAAAGTCATGATGTTTCAGGGTTTTGTAACGAGGCACGTTACACGTGCGAGCCGACGGCCCCCTGCCGCCCTGCTGGGGCACCTTCCCGGACGCACTGGCCCATGCGGTGCACATGCAGCGCCAGAGCCATTCCCCGGGAGGAGTTCCCCCATGACGTCATCACCGAAGCGTCCCCAGGCCCTGAAGTGGGCCTGCTCTGGAGTCCTTGCCCTGTCGCTGCAGCTGGGCTGCGGGGGCCCCGAGGAGGAGCCCTCCCCGTCCCCCACCGTGGAGCATCAGGAACAGGCTGCGGAGGAGGCCAAGCCCGCGCTGCGCGTCGAGTCGCTGGAGGCCATCGGCCTCGACAACGAACTCTCTGCCAACACCCGGAGCCTCCTCCGGGTCCGGCTCGCCAAGGGGCAAGAGGGGCTCTTCCGCGAGGTGCCCCTCTCCTCGGACACGGACAAGCCCATTGTCCTGCGCGATGAGGGCACCGAGGGCGATGAGAAGGCCGGGGACGGCATCTTCTCGGCCATTGGCTCCGTCGACTTCGACTCGCTGCGCAAGGAGCAGGATCGCATCGCCCGGTTCCAGGAGCAGGCCACGGAGCCACTCACCTGGGCCACCTTCGACAACCGGGCCCTCGTGAGCGAGCGGGTGCTGAAACCCCTCTCGCCGGAGCTCATCCAGCCGGGCATCCCCGTGCC
Encoded proteins:
- a CDS encoding 2,3,4,5-tetrahydropyridine-2,6-dicarboxylate N-succinyltransferase; the encoded protein is MSSMEALSQKVSEAFADRTRLKEEAYAAAVRETLALLDAGTLRVAEKGPEGWRVNAWVKEAILLYFAVSQMQVMEVGPFEFHDKVPLKKGLEAAGVRVVPPGVVRYGAFVEKGAVVMPGYVNIGARVGAGTMVDTWATVGSCAQVGRNVHLSGGVGLGGVLEPPTASPVIIEDGAFIGSRCIVVEGVVVEEEAVLGANVVLTASTQIIDVTGPEERIHKGRVPARSVVIPGMREKQFPSGKYGVPCALIIGQRTKSTDQKTSLNAALRDFAVAV
- a CDS encoding NAD(P)/FAD-dependent oxidoreductase, whose protein sequence is MENTPKRHRVVIVGAGFGGLQAAQKLKKAPVDVTVVDRYNHHLFQPLLYQVATAVLSPGEIATPIRSVLKGQNTTVLLAEAQSVDLQRKVLVCGGGEIAYDTLVLAAGATHSYFGHPEWSQFAPGLKTIDDARNIRERILVALEAAEREPDPARQREWLTFVIVGAGPTGVELAGALAYMTRHSLPKEYRRVDVSKARVLLLEGLPRVLNTYPEELSERARRDLENLGVEVRTGTMVTAMDDMGVSVGDTRIAARTVLWGAGVAASPLARTLGVPLDRAGRVKVEPTLHVPGHEDVFVIGDLASLLQDGKPVPGIAPAAMQMGKHVAKNIRLRLEGKPMEPFHYVDKGSFAVIGRGSAIGVLFDKVRVRGFLAWSMWLGIHLTFLVGFRNKAVVLVQWAYTYLTRRRDVRLITGLHPQKLPSMQRTLPTVPPVAKEEDAAAFPVRRAGDNEPAPLH